The following proteins are encoded in a genomic region of Dokdonia donghaensis DSW-1:
- a CDS encoding BlaI/MecI/CopY family transcriptional regulator, giving the protein MDKLTNKEEQVMHALWKLERAFVKEVVAALPEGNHYNTVSTIIRNLADKGYVGYQAFGKTHQYFPTVSLESYRKEFMETTTQKYFGNSYKNMVSFFAKEEKISADELREILAIIEKK; this is encoded by the coding sequence ATGGATAAACTCACAAATAAAGAAGAACAGGTTATGCACGCTTTATGGAAGCTTGAGCGCGCCTTTGTAAAAGAAGTTGTAGCCGCATTACCAGAAGGCAATCATTATAATACAGTTTCTACCATTATAAGAAATCTGGCAGATAAAGGATATGTAGGCTACCAGGCCTTTGGAAAAACACACCAGTACTTCCCTACCGTGTCTTTAGAGTCATATCGTAAGGAGTTTATGGAGACGACTACTCAAAAGTATTTTGGTAACTCGTATAAGAATATGGTTTCCTTTTTTGCCAAAGAAGAAAAGATCTCTGCAGATGAGCTTAGAGAAATACTAGCAATCATAGAAAAAAAATAA
- the ytxJ gene encoding bacillithiol system redox-active protein YtxJ, which translates to MGIFNSIFGGDKEPQEEKTPMPWKQLTTLEQLDQIAKDSETKPQAIFKHSTTCGISRMAIRQLEAQYDIDPSQLDIYYLDLKAYREVSNEVGYKFQVMHQSPQIILIKNGTAVYSDSHGAISAQALAEKI; encoded by the coding sequence ATGGGAATATTTAATTCGATTTTTGGAGGAGATAAAGAACCTCAAGAGGAAAAAACACCAATGCCGTGGAAACAACTCACCACACTCGAGCAACTGGATCAAATCGCAAAAGATTCTGAAACCAAGCCACAGGCGATATTTAAGCACTCTACAACCTGCGGTATAAGCCGTATGGCAATACGCCAGCTAGAGGCACAATATGATATAGACCCAAGCCAGCTTGATATCTATTACTTAGACCTTAAGGCGTACAGAGAAGTATCTAATGAGGTGGGATATAAATTTCAGGTAATGCACCAGAGCCCGCAGATTATATTGATTAAGAATGGAACAGCTGTGTATTCTGACAGCCACGGAGCGATAAGCGCACAAGCACTAGCCGAAAAGATTTAA
- a CDS encoding DUF4411 family protein, with the protein MFENENVVYCIDANILIQAWQKYYSPEICPSYWEVLNDLGKRGIIFIPELVYEEIENGEDNLSEWLKKSDIPIRRIDGEVTNHLKQIYSSNPNHKYLVSSNGIHSKADPWVIAHAMKENAIVVTKETKDFFKKQTKIKIPHVCDNMNVKWIDDFEFIRNLNIKFTCKPE; encoded by the coding sequence ATGTTTGAAAATGAAAATGTAGTTTATTGTATTGATGCCAACATTCTTATTCAAGCTTGGCAAAAATATTATTCACCTGAAATTTGTCCATCCTATTGGGAAGTGTTAAACGATTTAGGCAAAAGAGGTATAATATTTATTCCAGAATTGGTTTACGAAGAAATTGAGAATGGAGAAGATAACCTATCAGAATGGCTAAAGAAAAGTGATATCCCAATTAGAAGAATTGATGGAGAAGTAACAAATCATCTAAAACAAATATATTCATCTAATCCTAATCATAAATACTTAGTTTCCAGTAACGGAATTCACTCTAAAGCTGACCCTTGGGTTATTGCACACGCTATGAAAGAAAATGCAATAGTAGTTACAAAGGAAACAAAAGACTTTTTTAAAAAACAAACGAAAATCAAAATCCCTCACGTTTGTGACAATATGAATGTTAAGTGGATAGATGATTTTGAATTTATTAGAAATTTGAATATTAAATTTACTTGTAAACCAGAATAA
- the clpB gene encoding ATP-dependent chaperone ClpB, translating into MNINNFTIKSQEAIQRAQQIAQELGHQQIENEHIFKAIFEVDEHITPFLLQKLDVNVPLLQQIIDSTLESYPKVSGGDIMLGREANKAITQANIIAKNMNDEYVSIEHLILAIFGTKSKVAQILKDQGVTEKHLQAAITEVRKGNRVTSQSAEETYNSLSKYAKNLNELARTGKLDPVIGRDEEIRRILQILTRRTKNNPILVGEPGTGKTAIAEGLAHRIVDGDIPENLQNKQIFALDMGALIAGAKFKGEFEERLKAVIKEVTQSDGNIVLFIDEIHTLVGAGGGQGAMDAANILKPALARGELRAIGATTLDEYQKYFEADKALERRFQKVTVDEPDTESAISILRGIKDKYETHHKVRIKDDAIIAAVKLSQRYITSRFLPDKAIDLMDEAAAKMRMEINSKPEELDVLDRRVMQLEIEIEAIKREKDEDKLKSLRADLANLKEERNDLNAQWQSEKDIVESVQNAKQDIENYKLEAEKAEREGNYGLVAELRYGKIKEAQEHLEELQKDLASQADTSLIKEEVTSEDIAEVVAKWTGIPVQKMLQGEREKLLKLEDELHKRVVGQREAIVAVSDAVRRSRAGLQDQKKPIGSFLFLGTTGVGKTELAKALAEYLFDDENAMTRIDMSEYQERHSVSRLVGAPPGYVGYDEGGQLTEAVRRRPYSVVLLDEIEKAHPDTFNVLLQVLDEGRLTDNKGRTADFRNAIIIMTSNMGSHIIKERFEAIPDVDAAMESAKVDVLGLLKQNIRPEFLNRIDDIVMFSPLTRKDIRDIVKLQFKGIRKMLSQQNITLDATKQAIDFLAEAGFQPEYGARPVKRAMQREVLNQLSKEILSGKVASDSVILVDSFDDKLVFRNEAERTGEEE; encoded by the coding sequence ATGAATATTAACAATTTTACAATAAAGTCGCAGGAGGCCATACAGCGAGCGCAGCAAATTGCTCAAGAGCTAGGCCACCAGCAAATAGAAAATGAACACATTTTTAAAGCAATTTTTGAAGTAGATGAGCACATAACGCCTTTCTTGCTTCAAAAACTTGATGTAAATGTGCCTTTATTACAGCAAATTATAGACAGCACCCTTGAGAGTTACCCTAAGGTGTCTGGTGGTGATATAATGCTAGGGAGAGAAGCAAATAAAGCCATCACTCAGGCTAATATTATTGCCAAAAATATGAACGATGAGTATGTCTCTATCGAGCATCTTATACTTGCCATTTTTGGCACAAAAAGCAAAGTGGCCCAGATCTTAAAGGATCAAGGGGTGACAGAGAAGCATCTGCAAGCTGCTATTACAGAAGTACGCAAGGGTAACCGTGTGACCTCGCAAAGTGCAGAAGAGACGTATAACTCACTAAGCAAGTATGCAAAAAACCTTAACGAGCTAGCGCGCACAGGCAAGCTAGATCCAGTAATAGGAAGAGATGAAGAGATACGACGCATCTTGCAGATTTTAACACGCCGTACGAAGAACAATCCTATACTCGTAGGAGAGCCAGGCACGGGTAAAACCGCCATTGCAGAAGGTCTTGCACATAGAATTGTAGATGGTGATATCCCAGAAAACTTGCAGAACAAGCAAATCTTTGCGCTGGATATGGGAGCGCTTATTGCGGGTGCAAAATTTAAAGGAGAGTTTGAGGAGCGTCTCAAGGCAGTTATTAAAGAAGTAACCCAAAGTGACGGAAACATTGTACTCTTTATAGATGAGATACACACCCTTGTGGGTGCCGGTGGCGGACAAGGAGCAATGGATGCGGCAAACATCTTAAAACCTGCCCTTGCTCGTGGAGAGCTGCGCGCCATAGGTGCTACCACGCTTGATGAGTACCAAAAATACTTTGAAGCAGATAAAGCCCTCGAGCGTAGATTCCAGAAGGTAACCGTAGATGAGCCAGATACAGAGAGTGCAATTTCTATCTTACGCGGTATCAAAGACAAGTACGAGACGCATCACAAAGTACGTATTAAGGATGATGCCATTATTGCCGCGGTGAAGTTATCACAGCGCTATATCACAAGCAGATTTTTACCAGACAAGGCGATTGATTTGATGGATGAAGCTGCCGCAAAAATGCGTATGGAAATCAACTCTAAGCCAGAAGAGCTCGATGTGTTAGACCGTCGTGTGATGCAGCTCGAGATTGAGATTGAGGCGATAAAGCGTGAGAAAGATGAAGATAAGCTCAAAAGCCTACGTGCAGATCTAGCAAACCTCAAAGAGGAGCGCAACGATCTTAACGCACAATGGCAATCTGAAAAGGATATTGTAGAGAGTGTACAAAACGCAAAACAAGACATAGAAAACTACAAGCTAGAAGCCGAAAAGGCAGAGCGTGAAGGTAACTATGGGCTGGTAGCAGAGCTACGTTATGGTAAAATAAAAGAGGCTCAAGAGCATCTTGAGGAGCTACAAAAAGATCTTGCAAGTCAAGCAGATACTTCGCTTATTAAGGAAGAAGTAACCAGTGAAGACATTGCAGAGGTAGTTGCAAAATGGACAGGTATCCCAGTACAAAAAATGCTACAGGGAGAACGTGAGAAGCTACTCAAGCTAGAAGATGAGCTACACAAACGTGTGGTAGGACAACGTGAGGCTATTGTTGCCGTGAGTGATGCCGTGCGACGCAGCCGTGCAGGTTTGCAAGATCAAAAGAAGCCTATAGGTTCGTTCTTATTTTTAGGAACAACCGGTGTAGGTAAAACAGAACTTGCAAAGGCACTGGCAGAGTACCTCTTTGATGATGAGAATGCGATGACGCGCATAGATATGAGTGAGTATCAAGAGCGTCACAGTGTGAGTCGACTAGTAGGTGCACCTCCAGGATATGTGGGATATGATGAAGGTGGCCAGCTTACGGAGGCCGTGCGACGTCGCCCCTACTCTGTGGTATTACTCGATGAGATTGAGAAGGCACACCCAGATACGTTTAATGTGTTGTTACAAGTACTTGACGAAGGTAGACTTACAGATAACAAAGGCCGCACTGCCGATTTTAGAAATGCCATTATCATTATGACTTCAAATATGGGTAGTCATATCATAAAAGAGCGTTTTGAGGCTATTCCAGATGTAGATGCTGCGATGGAATCTGCAAAAGTAGATGTGCTAGGATTATTAAAACAAAACATACGTCCAGAATTCTTAAATAGAATAGATGATATTGTAATGTTTAGTCCGCTTACGCGAAAAGATATACGTGATATTGTAAAACTGCAGTTCAAGGGCATTAGAAAGATGCTCTCACAGCAGAATATCACGCTAGACGCAACAAAGCAAGCCATAGACTTCCTTGCCGAAGCAGGTTTCCAGCCAGAATATGGTGCTAGACCAGTAAAGAGAGCTATGCAACGTGAGGTGCTTAATCAGTTATCGAAAGAGATACTAAGCGGCAAAGTTGCATCAGACAGTGTGATACTCGTAGACTCCTTTGACGACAAGCTCGTTTTTAGAAACGAAGCAGAACGCACAGGAGAAGAAGAATAA
- a CDS encoding DUF1569 domain-containing protein yields the protein MKKRINIFLILLAGILLLSSAATIESNRNNFDLKVKLDEVASYSNVRDTKNLEVSEAAVAWHMDHIFLVVNQVSKALEQSNESDYKTKFNMKRAYVFTFNRMPRGKATAPEAARPKDNIDLNTIQMHYDQALATVDQLSNLPEKKHFNHPVLGTLNRDKTIKFLAIHTEHHLKIIRDILEDK from the coding sequence ATGAAAAAGCGTATAAACATCTTTTTAATCTTACTGGCAGGCATCTTATTATTAAGCAGTGCCGCTACTATAGAATCAAACAGAAACAATTTTGACCTCAAAGTAAAACTCGATGAGGTGGCATCCTATAGTAATGTGCGAGATACAAAAAACCTTGAAGTGTCTGAAGCTGCTGTTGCGTGGCATATGGATCACATTTTTCTAGTTGTAAATCAGGTATCAAAAGCACTAGAGCAATCTAATGAAAGTGATTATAAAACTAAATTTAATATGAAACGTGCCTATGTATTTACTTTTAATAGAATGCCTAGAGGAAAAGCCACTGCGCCAGAGGCAGCAAGGCCAAAGGATAATATAGATCTCAATACAATACAAATGCATTATGACCAGGCGCTTGCCACGGTTGATCAATTATCTAATCTCCCAGAAAAGAAACACTTTAATCACCCTGTACTCGGTACTCTAAACAGAGACAAGACCATTAAGTTTCTCGCTATTCATACAGAACATCACCTTAAGATTATACGTGACATTTTAGAGG
- a CDS encoding LytR/AlgR family response regulator transcription factor has protein sequence MQWLKSPYPLLQNTRYKWLFALLSGVFVYLFLIVFGPFGAGQSINFKYVFLAGFGISVFLGVCVTYFVLPKLFPAFFRPEKWTIAKEIILLSTCILIISTFNSFHYYYWRGDGAFYKTFFSFLKITTSIGIFPIVGLIFFTERTLTKQNLNKAQLLSTKLQRPAAEETVTVQIQEESVKATPIAMQLSQFIYARSEGNYVTIFYLDESTLSRKLIRLSLKQLEQQFENHSQVKRCHRSYLINTEHIITIDGNARSLTIQLDKVPTSIPVSRSFSKADFY, from the coding sequence ATGCAGTGGCTCAAATCACCATATCCTTTGTTACAAAACACTAGATACAAGTGGTTATTTGCATTATTGTCAGGGGTTTTTGTATATCTATTTTTAATTGTTTTTGGACCTTTTGGTGCGGGACAGTCTATAAATTTTAAATATGTATTCTTGGCGGGTTTTGGAATTTCCGTTTTTCTGGGTGTTTGTGTAACCTACTTTGTTCTACCTAAATTATTTCCAGCATTTTTTCGTCCAGAAAAATGGACAATAGCAAAGGAAATTATATTACTATCAACCTGCATCTTGATAATAAGTACTTTTAATTCCTTTCATTATTACTATTGGCGAGGTGATGGTGCCTTTTATAAAACCTTTTTTAGTTTTCTTAAAATCACTACTTCGATAGGGATTTTCCCTATTGTAGGTTTAATCTTTTTTACAGAACGTACACTTACAAAACAAAACCTTAATAAAGCACAATTACTTTCTACTAAGCTACAGCGCCCAGCTGCAGAAGAAACGGTTACAGTACAAATACAAGAAGAGAGTGTAAAAGCAACGCCTATTGCAATGCAATTATCGCAGTTTATATATGCACGATCAGAAGGGAATTATGTGACGATATTTTATCTAGATGAGAGTACGCTTTCGCGAAAGCTAATTAGGCTTTCTCTAAAACAGCTTGAACAACAATTTGAAAATCACTCTCAGGTAAAACGTTGTCACCGCTCCTACCTTATTAATACCGAACATATAATAACCATTGACGGTAATGCAAGATCACTCACTATACAACTAGATAAAGTACCTACGAGTATTCCCGTCTCTAGATCTTTTTCAAAAGCCGACTTTTACTAG
- a CDS encoding XRE family transcriptional regulator encodes MADKAFITSEILKWARKSAKISVEDAAKKIAVSPERYLTWEDGIDFPTIRQAKILAKSFRRPFSLFFLPEVPKDFHPLQDYRRDDSQELDTASLFIIREIQEKQNWISQLFEEIGENTLPFVGKYSINDNPEVVAKDILDTLNIYPSDYRKTPISEWIDKAESVGIFISRASFLHSRLVFDRDLIQGFAIADKYAPFIFVNSKNWNAPQLFTLVHELAHIWIAKSGVSNEIEIDFTDKPKSKFHPVELFCNQVAANALMPKELIVQLGNDIFESNNKIFKQSKELGISSFAFLVRALNLDLISQSEYKSLKEDAQNEFEKFLEREKIKKEKQKERQGGPDAYLLRLNKNSKLFTRIVMDSFNNGSLSPSIASNLLNTQINKFQKFEKLLA; translated from the coding sequence ATGGCTGATAAAGCATTCATAACATCTGAAATATTAAAGTGGGCTAGAAAGTCCGCTAAAATTTCTGTGGAAGATGCTGCCAAAAAAATTGCTGTATCACCCGAAAGGTATTTAACTTGGGAAGACGGAATTGATTTTCCTACTATTCGACAAGCGAAAATCTTAGCAAAAAGTTTTCGAAGACCTTTTTCATTGTTTTTCTTGCCTGAAGTACCAAAAGATTTTCATCCACTTCAAGACTATAGAAGAGATGACTCTCAAGAATTAGATACAGCTTCTTTATTTATAATTAGAGAAATTCAAGAAAAACAAAATTGGATAAGTCAACTATTTGAAGAAATTGGAGAAAATACACTTCCATTTGTTGGTAAGTATTCTATTAACGACAATCCAGAAGTTGTAGCAAAAGATATTTTAGACACGTTAAATATTTATCCGAGTGATTATAGGAAAACACCTATTTCTGAATGGATAGATAAAGCAGAAAGCGTAGGGATATTTATTTCTCGTGCAAGTTTCTTACACTCAAGATTAGTGTTCGATAGAGATTTAATTCAAGGGTTTGCAATTGCCGATAAATATGCACCATTTATTTTTGTAAACTCAAAAAATTGGAATGCACCACAACTTTTCACGCTTGTACACGAATTAGCTCACATTTGGATAGCAAAATCAGGTGTATCAAATGAAATAGAAATCGATTTCACAGACAAGCCAAAATCAAAATTTCATCCTGTAGAGTTATTTTGCAATCAAGTTGCAGCCAACGCTTTAATGCCAAAAGAATTAATAGTTCAACTCGGAAATGACATTTTTGAATCAAATAATAAGATTTTTAAACAATCAAAAGAACTTGGAATAAGTTCGTTTGCTTTTTTAGTTCGTGCATTAAACTTAGATTTAATTTCTCAATCAGAATACAAATCTCTTAAAGAAGATGCACAAAATGAATTTGAAAAATTTTTAGAGAGAGAAAAAATTAAAAAAGAAAAACAAAAAGAAAGACAAGGAGGTCCTGATGCTTATCTTCTTCGTTTAAATAAAAATAGTAAGCTATTTACAAGAATAGTTATGGACTCTTTTAATAATGGTTCTCTATCACCTTCAATTGCTAGTAATCTGCTTAATACACAGATTAACAAATTTCAAAAATTCGAAAAACTACTTGCCTAA
- a CDS encoding M56 family metallopeptidase — METLILLAKSASILGLFYVIYLTVLYKNTLFTAKRHYFIAGIIAAITLPFIEFTREIEVIIPSQPLVMPALDVTSVSTAPIAVASQSLEQAVNWWQALVVIYIIGVCIMLFRLCAQYISLRQLIASGSHSTKGHYTFVAVTRAISPFSFFSKIVYNPALHTPEELEMIIAHEKVHAQQRHSLDMLLSQITLVIQWCNPFAWMYKNSLEQNLEYIADHQAIQEIKNPKQYQRTLVQVSSPSFAPALTNQFYQSFIKKRIVMINTPQSHKNNLWRLSLIIPVLALFMYSFNVKEVTTYVEEDNTAFAKAETPSIKPIRNNEFTITRNSTARDLDNIEKEVAERFPQSLIRFSNRRIAESGIIKRFDFQTKFAGDRVFHTRFKRAKDISKTWEGYQISINEGDINVVENGEKGTSFRIDVDKLEFLNLPGTVYDRALIKNGESYEEENKGNYPRASYNPPVVVKDTMFINQNPKIQLRDTLMVPKVLNSQETYSFTITKNSQPNELDALKKSLKEKHRVTLKIEDVDYNNQGEITSIKLDFQDSAGNNKKYVVQSDRPIADIYIYRDADGRSGMGDATAISDMEIEEHLNDMRTQMKKRRDAMMNTRDSMRTKMKASKQDMRARMDERRKLQGRTQSDSMRQYIMARRDSMKMQMKQQREEIKLKREKLKKTAKKNKTGYIKLNKDTYYYVEAPDGSRDYYNRWGEQIQESDALYKELVNAKEFTAVDKSKDKIKTLFPESDNGKGDDLNQPIYYLDKKKITKDQMIGLAPDNIESIKVFKGKKAVRLYGKEAINGVIVIKTKE; from the coding sequence ATGGAAACGCTCATACTCCTTGCAAAAAGCGCCTCCATACTCGGGCTCTTCTATGTAATCTACCTTACCGTACTTTATAAAAACACCTTGTTTACCGCAAAAAGGCATTACTTTATAGCCGGTATCATTGCTGCTATTACCCTTCCTTTTATAGAATTTACACGTGAGATTGAGGTGATTATACCCTCGCAACCGCTTGTGATGCCCGCTCTAGATGTAACCTCCGTAAGTACAGCACCCATTGCTGTAGCATCACAATCTTTAGAACAAGCTGTAAACTGGTGGCAAGCACTTGTCGTAATATATATAATAGGTGTCTGTATAATGCTCTTTAGGCTTTGTGCGCAATACATATCCTTGCGACAGCTCATTGCATCTGGCAGTCACAGTACAAAAGGGCACTATACATTTGTAGCAGTTACAAGAGCAATAAGTCCGTTTTCTTTCTTTTCAAAAATTGTTTACAATCCTGCGCTTCACACGCCAGAAGAACTAGAGATGATTATCGCTCACGAAAAAGTGCACGCACAGCAAAGGCACTCTCTAGATATGCTCTTATCTCAAATAACGCTTGTTATACAATGGTGTAACCCCTTTGCCTGGATGTATAAAAATAGTCTTGAGCAAAATCTAGAATACATAGCAGATCATCAAGCTATACAAGAAATTAAGAATCCAAAACAATATCAACGCACGCTGGTACAGGTCTCATCCCCCTCATTTGCGCCAGCACTTACTAATCAATTTTATCAATCATTTATCAAAAAACGAATCGTTATGATCAATACACCACAATCCCACAAAAACAATCTTTGGAGGCTATCACTTATCATTCCTGTGCTTGCGCTCTTTATGTACTCTTTTAACGTAAAAGAAGTGACTACTTATGTGGAGGAGGATAATACCGCTTTCGCGAAAGCGGAAACACCTTCTATTAAGCCAATACGCAACAATGAATTTACAATTACAAGAAATAGCACAGCCCGAGATTTAGATAATATTGAAAAAGAAGTTGCCGAAAGATTTCCGCAAAGCTTAATACGCTTTTCAAATCGAAGAATAGCCGAAAGTGGAATTATAAAACGTTTTGACTTTCAAACTAAGTTTGCTGGAGACCGTGTTTTCCATACACGTTTCAAACGCGCCAAAGATATCTCTAAAACCTGGGAAGGATATCAAATTAGTATTAATGAAGGAGATATTAATGTTGTAGAAAATGGAGAAAAAGGGACTTCATTTCGAATTGATGTAGATAAACTTGAGTTCTTAAACTTGCCTGGCACCGTCTATGACAGAGCACTTATTAAAAATGGGGAGAGCTATGAGGAAGAAAATAAAGGGAATTATCCAAGAGCATCATATAACCCACCCGTTGTGGTTAAAGACACAATGTTTATAAACCAAAATCCTAAAATCCAGTTAAGAGATACTCTAATGGTACCTAAGGTTTTAAATTCTCAAGAAACTTATAGCTTTACAATAACAAAAAACTCGCAACCTAATGAACTAGATGCACTTAAAAAGTCTCTCAAGGAGAAACACAGAGTAACTCTAAAAATAGAAGATGTCGATTATAACAATCAAGGAGAGATTACCAGTATAAAATTAGATTTTCAAGATTCTGCTGGGAATAATAAAAAGTACGTGGTCCAAAGTGACAGGCCTATTGCAGATATCTATATATATAGAGATGCAGATGGACGCTCTGGAATGGGTGATGCAACTGCTATAAGCGATATGGAGATAGAAGAGCACCTCAATGATATGAGAACTCAAATGAAAAAGCGCAGAGATGCTATGATGAATACTAGAGACAGTATGCGTACAAAAATGAAAGCTAGCAAGCAAGATATGCGAGCTCGTATGGATGAACGTAGAAAACTGCAAGGCCGTACACAAAGCGACTCTATGCGCCAGTATATAATGGCTAGGCGTGATAGTATGAAAATGCAAATGAAACAGCAGCGTGAGGAAATTAAATTAAAAAGGGAAAAGCTTAAGAAAACAGCTAAAAAAAATAAAACAGGTTACATCAAATTAAATAAAGACACCTACTACTACGTAGAAGCTCCAGATGGCTCAAGAGACTACTATAATAGATGGGGAGAACAGATACAAGAAAGTGATGCTCTTTACAAAGAACTTGTAAATGCTAAGGAGTTTACCGCAGTTGATAAAAGTAAAGACAAAATAAAAACGCTATTTCCTGAGTCAGATAATGGTAAAGGTGATGACCTCAATCAACCTATTTACTATTTAGATAAGAAAAAGATCACAAAAGATCAAATGATTGGATTAGCGCCAGACAATATTGAGAGCATAAAGGTCTTTAAGGGAAAGAAAGCAGTAAGACTTTACGGAAAAGAGGCTATTAATGGTGTAATCGTAATTAAAACAAAAGAATAG
- a CDS encoding amidohydrolase, whose amino-acid sequence MKLKLAAVAFLVFAFAKAQNNLEQQINDIESKVIEWRRDFHQNPELGNREFKTAEKIATHLKSLGMKVQTGVAKTGVVGILEGKRKGKVLALRADIDGLPVKERADLPFKSETMGEYRGEAVPVMHACGHDTHIAILMGVAEILAKNNDFAGTVKFIFQPAEEGAPPGEEGGAELMVKENVLKNPDVDAIFGLHIGSGQDVNTIAYKPGGIMAASQSFEIHIKGKQSHGSTPWTSRDPIMAAVKIIDGLQTIISREIPLTDEAAVLSIGKINAGVRSNIIPEETHIIGTLRTLDYDMQTYINNRMKEMVPAIAAAYRTEATITIPEGYPITYNDENLTSQMVPSLEKAAGKENVHVIKAITGAEDFSFFQKEVPGLYFFLGGKTPGTTDAFPHHTPDFYIDESGMLLGIKTFVQMTQDYLGQ is encoded by the coding sequence ATGAAACTAAAACTCGCAGCAGTAGCCTTTTTGGTATTCGCTTTCGCGAAAGCGCAAAACAATCTAGAGCAACAAATTAATGACATAGAATCTAAGGTCATAGAGTGGCGTCGTGACTTTCATCAAAATCCAGAACTAGGAAACAGAGAGTTTAAAACTGCCGAAAAAATAGCCACACATCTCAAATCCTTAGGGATGAAGGTACAAACCGGTGTTGCCAAAACCGGAGTTGTAGGTATACTAGAAGGAAAGCGAAAAGGAAAAGTACTCGCACTACGAGCAGATATAGATGGATTACCCGTAAAAGAACGTGCAGATTTACCGTTTAAATCTGAAACAATGGGAGAATATCGTGGTGAGGCCGTGCCTGTAATGCACGCCTGTGGTCACGATACACACATCGCAATCCTTATGGGCGTGGCAGAGATACTTGCAAAAAATAATGACTTTGCAGGAACCGTAAAATTCATCTTTCAACCAGCCGAGGAAGGCGCTCCTCCGGGCGAAGAAGGTGGTGCAGAGCTTATGGTAAAAGAAAATGTGCTTAAAAACCCAGATGTAGATGCCATTTTTGGCCTGCATATAGGTTCTGGGCAAGATGTAAATACCATAGCCTATAAACCTGGTGGTATTATGGCCGCTTCACAGAGCTTTGAGATACATATAAAAGGAAAACAAAGCCACGGCTCAACCCCGTGGACAAGTCGTGACCCTATTATGGCTGCCGTAAAAATTATAGATGGTTTACAAACCATCATATCACGTGAGATTCCCCTCACAGACGAGGCTGCAGTATTATCTATAGGTAAAATTAATGCGGGAGTACGTAGTAATATTATACCAGAAGAAACACATATAATAGGTACATTACGTACACTAGATTATGATATGCAAACTTATATTAATAACCGTATGAAGGAAATGGTACCGGCTATTGCTGCGGCTTACCGCACAGAAGCGACCATTACAATACCTGAAGGGTATCCTATTACATATAATGATGAAAATCTTACGAGCCAGATGGTACCTTCACTAGAGAAGGCGGCTGGAAAAGAAAACGTACACGTGATAAAAGCAATTACTGGTGCAGAAGACTTTTCATTCTTTCAGAAAGAAGTTCCTGGGCTTTATTTCTTCTTAGGAGGTAAAACTCCGGGTACCACAGATGCGTTCCCGCACCACACACCAGATTTTTATATAGATGAAAGCGGGATGCTACTAGGTATAAAAACATTTGTGCAAATGACACAAGACTATTTAGGGCAATAA